The Chryseobacterium sp. G0186 genome includes the window GCTCGGTTTCTACGGACAGTCTAAGGCAACAGCGTTCTACTTGGGTCTAGGTTTATCTTATAATCCTTTTTAATTTTAGAAGACTATGAAAAAAATTATAATATCGACAATTGCAGTTTCTGCACTTCTTTTTACAGTAACAAGCTGTAATACGGATTTCGATACGGATGTAAAAGATATCCAGGTAACAAAAGGTGATGCAGATTTCACAAAATATATTTCACTGGGAAATTCACTTACTTCAGGATATCGTGATGGTGCCTTATATAGCAGCGGGCAGAGTGAGTCTTATCCAAGTATGATTGCTGGGCAAATGCAGTTCGCTGGTGGAGGAGCTTTTAAACAACCTATGATGCCTAATGATATTGGAGGTTTTACCAATTTGTTTAATCCGGTAACGGGAGATTTTGCAGGTAAATACGTGCTAAGTGTTGTAAGTGGTGCTTTAACTCCGGGGCCAACGGCTCCAGGTGCGGCATTAGATAATGTTTCTGCAGGAGGTCCTTACCAGAATATGGGAGTTCCTGGTGCAAGAGTAGCTCATTTAATCGCTCCGGGATATGGAAATCCTGCTGGTTTGGGAACTACACCCGCTACCGCTAATCCATATTTCGTAAGATTCGCATCATCAACAACAACTTCAGTAGTAGAAGATGCATTGAAGCAGACCCCTACTTTTGTCTCTTTATGGATAGGAAACAATGATGTTTTATTATATGCAACTTCAGGAGGTGCTGATCCAAATGTTCCGATTACACCGGTAGAAGGTGCTGTAGGAGTAGGATTCAGTAATACCTATGCTTATTTAGTAGATAAATTATTCCCGGCTGGAACAACAAGAAAAGGGGTTATTGCTAACATTCCAACAGTTACTAATGTTCCTTACTTTACAAGAGTTCCTGCTATGCCTCTTACAGGTTTGACAGATGCTCAGGTAACTCAGCTGAATTTAGGATACGCACAATATAATGCAGGATTACTTCAAGCTAAGACTCTGGGAGCGATCAATGATGCAGAATATCAAAAAAGGTTAATTAAATTTACTGCAGGGGCTGTGGCTAACGGAGCTGTAATTGTAGACAAAGACTTGGTAACAGTTCCAGGGCTTCCAAAATACAGACAAACTACAAGCAGAGATTTAATTCTTTTACCAGCAAGTAAAGTTCTTACTCCACAGGCTGGAGGAGGTACTTCTGTACCATTAGAAGATAAACTTGTCCTTACTGAAGCTGAGACTGCAAAAGTGCTTACTGCTACGGCCGGATATAATGCTGCTATTAAAAAGGCTGCAGCAGACAAAGGTCTTGCTTTTGTAGATATGGATGCTAAAATGATGGAGCTGAATTCTAAATCAGGAATTGTTTGGGATGGAGTAAAATATAATGCAACATTCGTTACAGGAGGTGCTTTCTCTTTAGATGGAGTACACCTTACAGGACGTGGATACGGTATTGTAGCTAATGAATTTATTAAATCTATTAATGCAAAATATAAATCTACACTTCCACAGGTAGATCCAAATAAATATTCAGGAGTTAAGTTCCCTTAATTGCTGATAAAATAAAAACTTAGAAACCACAGGAGTATATCTTGTGGTTTTTTTGTTAAATTTGCAAAATCTTTTAAAAAGTAAAAATGGCCGATCAGTTAAGTTATTTATTTTGTACAAGAACCAGCAAGGTCTTGGCAGAGAAAATTGCCCAGAATTATGGGAAAGAATTAGGGAAAATCAACTTTCAGGAGTTCAGCGACGGGGAATTTGAGCCTGTTTTGGACGAATCTGTAAGAGGAGGAAGGGTTTTCTTAATCGGATCTACGTTCCCACCTGCAGACAATCTTTTGGAACTTCTTCTAATGATTGATGCAGCGAAAAGAGCTTCTGCAAAGAGCATTACCGTTGTAATTCCTTACTTCGGACTTGCCAGACAGGACAGAAAAGACAAACCGAGAGCGCCGATCGGTGCCAAGTTAGTTGCAAACCTTCTTACTGCAGCAGGAGCAACAAGAGTAATGACGATGGATCTTCATGCAGATCAAATCCAAGGATTCTTCGAAATCCCGGTAGATCATCTGTATGCTTCTTCTATCTTCGTAGATTATATCAGATCTTTAAATCTTGATAACCTTACGATTGCTTCTCCGGATATGGGAGGTGCAAAAAGA containing:
- a CDS encoding G-D-S-L family lipolytic protein, with protein sequence MKKIIISTIAVSALLFTVTSCNTDFDTDVKDIQVTKGDADFTKYISLGNSLTSGYRDGALYSSGQSESYPSMIAGQMQFAGGGAFKQPMMPNDIGGFTNLFNPVTGDFAGKYVLSVVSGALTPGPTAPGAALDNVSAGGPYQNMGVPGARVAHLIAPGYGNPAGLGTTPATANPYFVRFASSTTTSVVEDALKQTPTFVSLWIGNNDVLLYATSGGADPNVPITPVEGAVGVGFSNTYAYLVDKLFPAGTTRKGVIANIPTVTNVPYFTRVPAMPLTGLTDAQVTQLNLGYAQYNAGLLQAKTLGAINDAEYQKRLIKFTAGAVANGAVIVDKDLVTVPGLPKYRQTTSRDLILLPASKVLTPQAGGGTSVPLEDKLVLTEAETAKVLTATAGYNAAIKKAAADKGLAFVDMDAKMMELNSKSGIVWDGVKYNATFVTGGAFSLDGVHLTGRGYGIVANEFIKSINAKYKSTLPQVDPNKYSGVKFP
- a CDS encoding ribose-phosphate pyrophosphokinase; the protein is MADQLSYLFCTRTSKVLAEKIAQNYGKELGKINFQEFSDGEFEPVLDESVRGGRVFLIGSTFPPADNLLELLLMIDAAKRASAKSITVVIPYFGLARQDRKDKPRAPIGAKLVANLLTAAGATRVMTMDLHADQIQGFFEIPVDHLYASSIFVDYIRSLNLDNLTIASPDMGGAKRAKNYAGHLGAEVVIAYKERKKANVVEEMFLIGDVTGKNVILIDDMIDTAGTLCKAADILIEKGAKTVRAMATHGVLSGKAYENIENSKIMEVIVTDSIPVKNNLSSKIKVLSCAPLFADVMTMVHEHKSISSKFVI